A DNA window from Bradyrhizobium barranii subsp. barranii contains the following coding sequences:
- a CDS encoding Zn-dependent hydrolase yields MPDTKPRADGQRVLADLNTLRAIGAYKTGVHKPTFSEPHKQSLDWLVQKLPDAGLTAAIDGIGNVFGSSAKPGPKLLAGSHLESQNYAGWLDGPLGVVYALEAARVLNADPSVKGAVEVAAWCDEEGHFGHFLGSRSYVGQVTEADIDAARDRTSGHTMRDALADMGLSGRARVAAEPGRHIGYLEAHIEQGDTLESGKLAIGVVTSIVGIWQYQINFVGEQNHAGTTRMAARKDAGLALAKFCVAIDERFPGACGPRTVWTTGRITLDPGAPSIIPGKAELLFQIRDDDPAVISRLEQLLRTMADEATAKGPCTVTVEKIRTGAPAMMNAGFQDAIEAASKALASGRSIRMPSGAGHDAQLLATVMPAAMLFVPSIGGISHHWTENTADADIVTGAQVFVDACRRLLGG; encoded by the coding sequence ATGCCTGACACCAAGCCGCGTGCCGATGGGCAACGCGTTCTCGCCGATCTCAATACGCTCCGTGCCATCGGCGCCTACAAGACCGGCGTGCATAAGCCGACCTTCTCCGAGCCGCACAAGCAGTCGCTCGACTGGCTGGTGCAGAAGCTGCCCGACGCCGGCCTCACCGCCGCGATCGACGGCATCGGCAATGTGTTCGGCAGCAGCGCGAAGCCGGGGCCGAAGCTGCTGGCGGGCTCGCACCTGGAGAGCCAGAACTACGCCGGTTGGCTCGATGGCCCGCTCGGCGTCGTCTATGCGCTCGAAGCGGCCCGCGTGCTCAATGCCGACCCATCCGTGAAGGGTGCGGTCGAAGTTGCCGCCTGGTGCGACGAGGAAGGACACTTTGGGCACTTCCTCGGCTCGCGCTCCTATGTCGGACAGGTGACCGAGGCCGACATCGATGCCGCCCGCGACCGCACCAGCGGCCACACCATGCGCGACGCACTCGCCGACATGGGGCTCTCGGGCCGCGCGCGCGTCGCCGCCGAGCCGGGACGCCACATCGGATATCTGGAGGCGCATATCGAGCAGGGCGACACGCTCGAAAGCGGCAAGCTCGCGATCGGCGTGGTGACCTCCATCGTCGGCATCTGGCAGTACCAGATCAATTTCGTCGGCGAGCAGAACCATGCCGGCACCACCCGCATGGCGGCGCGGAAGGATGCCGGCCTCGCGCTGGCCAAGTTCTGCGTCGCGATCGACGAGCGGTTCCCAGGGGCCTGCGGCCCGCGCACGGTCTGGACCACCGGCCGCATCACGCTCGATCCCGGCGCGCCGAGCATCATCCCGGGCAAGGCCGAATTGCTGTTCCAGATCCGCGACGACGATCCGGCGGTGATCTCGCGGCTGGAGCAACTGCTGCGGACCATGGCTGACGAGGCCACCGCGAAAGGCCCTTGCACCGTCACCGTGGAGAAGATTCGCACCGGCGCGCCCGCGATGATGAACGCCGGCTTCCAGGACGCCATCGAAGCCGCGAGCAAGGCCCTTGCTAGCGGACGATCCATTCGCATGCCCAGCGGCGCCGGCCACGACGCGCAGTTGCTCGCGACCGTCATGCCCGCTGCCATGCTGTTCGTGCCGTCGATCGGCGGCATCAGCCACCACTGGACCGAGAACACCGCCGACGCCGACATCGTCACGGGCGCGCAGGTCTTCGTCGACGCCTGCCGGCGGCTCCTCGGTGGTTAG
- the hutH gene encoding histidine ammonia-lyase, with protein MTEQGAAMVVKPGTVSLDDLARVLTGAPVVLDLSFWPRVEAAAEIVAKAAHAAAPVYGINTGFGKLASKRIPPDQTALLQRNLIVSHCCGVGPATPEPIVRLMMALKIVSLGRGASGVRREVIEQLQAMLAQDVYPLVPQQGSVGASGDLAPLAHMTAVMIGEGQAIVDGKTVSGREALAVAGLAPLTLGPKEGLALINGTQFSTAYAISGVLRAFRLARAALVTGALSVDAAMASTAPFRPEIQALRGHAGQIAAASTLTALLDGSDIRLSHLEGDERVQDPYCLRCQPQVAGAVLDLITQAARTLIVEANAVTDNPLVLVETGEIVSGGNFHAEPVAFAADTIALALSEIGAISERRIATLVDPALNFGLPPFLTPDPGINSGFMIAEVTAAALYAENKQRAAACSIDSTPTSANQEDHVSMAAHAARRLSDMADNLAAILGIELLVAAQGITLRAPHATSAPLVAVIAALREHVPTLAADRYMAGDLAKAAALIEADALPAVAIAALPTDPFPRLD; from the coding sequence GTGACGGAACAGGGCGCGGCGATGGTCGTCAAGCCGGGAACGGTCAGCCTCGACGATCTCGCGCGCGTGCTCACTGGCGCTCCTGTTGTACTCGATCTGTCATTCTGGCCGCGCGTCGAGGCGGCCGCGGAGATCGTCGCAAAGGCAGCCCACGCCGCCGCGCCGGTCTACGGCATCAATACCGGTTTTGGAAAACTGGCCTCGAAGCGCATTCCCCCCGACCAGACCGCGCTGCTCCAGCGCAATCTCATCGTCTCGCATTGCTGCGGCGTCGGCCCGGCCACGCCGGAGCCGATCGTCCGGCTGATGATGGCGCTGAAGATCGTTTCGCTTGGGCGTGGTGCCTCCGGCGTCCGCCGCGAGGTGATCGAGCAGTTGCAGGCCATGCTGGCGCAGGACGTCTATCCGCTGGTGCCGCAGCAGGGCTCGGTCGGCGCCTCCGGCGATCTTGCGCCGCTCGCGCACATGACGGCGGTGATGATCGGCGAGGGGCAGGCGATCGTTGATGGCAAGACTGTCTCCGGCCGTGAGGCACTCGCCGTCGCCGGTCTCGCGCCGCTGACGCTGGGCCCCAAGGAGGGGCTCGCGCTGATCAACGGCACGCAGTTCTCGACCGCCTACGCTATCTCCGGCGTGCTGCGCGCGTTTCGCCTGGCTCGCGCCGCGCTCGTCACCGGCGCGCTGTCGGTCGATGCGGCAATGGCCTCGACGGCGCCGTTCCGCCCCGAGATTCAGGCGTTGCGCGGCCATGCCGGGCAGATCGCGGCGGCCTCGACGCTGACCGCGTTGCTTGACGGCAGCGATATCAGGTTGTCGCATCTCGAAGGTGACGAGCGCGTGCAGGATCCCTATTGCCTGCGTTGCCAGCCGCAGGTCGCGGGCGCCGTGCTCGACCTGATCACGCAGGCCGCGCGCACGCTGATCGTCGAAGCCAACGCCGTCACCGACAATCCGCTCGTTCTGGTCGAGACCGGCGAGATCGTCTCCGGCGGCAATTTCCACGCCGAGCCGGTCGCCTTTGCCGCCGATACGATCGCGCTGGCGTTGTCGGAAATCGGTGCGATCAGCGAGCGGCGCATCGCGACGCTGGTCGATCCCGCGCTCAATTTCGGTCTGCCGCCGTTTCTGACGCCCGACCCCGGCATCAATTCCGGCTTCATGATCGCCGAGGTCACGGCTGCCGCACTGTACGCCGAGAACAAGCAGCGTGCGGCTGCCTGCTCGATCGACTCGACCCCGACCAGCGCCAACCAGGAAGACCATGTTTCGATGGCCGCGCACGCCGCGCGTCGCCTCTCGGACATGGCCGACAATCTCGCCGCCATCCTCGGCATCGAGCTTCTGGTCGCCGCACAAGGCATCACGCTGCGCGCGCCGCATGCGACCAGCGCCCCACTCGTTGCCGTCATCGCTGCGCTTCGCGAGCATGTGCCCACGCTCGCCGCCGACCGCTACATGGCCGGCGATCTCGCCAAGGCGGCTGCGCTGATCGAAGCCGATGCGCTACCGGCCGTGGCGATCGCGGCGCTTCCAACCGATCCGTTCCCGAGACTTGACTAA
- a CDS encoding ABC transporter substrate-binding protein, translating into MRSSTIFATIIALAASTPVLADDVKVGVGISGWTGFAPLTLAKEAGIFKKNGLDVTIKKIPQKDRHLAIASGDVQCAATTVETWISWNANGVATKQIFQLDKSYGADGMPVRNDLASIKDLKGKTVAASAPGTSPYFALAWMLKKNGLSVKDVTVVNLEPAAAAQAFVSGQNDAAMTYEPYLSTVRAAPDKGKIIATTLDYPMVMDTFGCTPKFLTENPKAAKALADSYFEALDMIAKDQAKAYEIMGADVKQTGEAFGNSAKYLRWQDKAANQKFFAGDFLTFNKEAADLLLEIGIIKAAPKVEDLFDASYIK; encoded by the coding sequence ATGCGTAGTTCGACAATTTTTGCGACAATCATTGCCCTCGCGGCCTCCACTCCGGTACTCGCCGACGACGTCAAGGTCGGCGTGGGCATCTCCGGATGGACCGGCTTCGCGCCGCTCACGCTGGCGAAGGAGGCCGGCATATTCAAGAAGAACGGTCTTGACGTGACGATCAAGAAGATCCCGCAGAAGGACCGCCACCTCGCGATCGCCTCCGGCGACGTCCAGTGCGCTGCCACGACCGTCGAGACCTGGATCTCGTGGAACGCCAACGGCGTTGCGACCAAGCAGATCTTCCAGCTCGACAAGAGCTACGGCGCCGACGGCATGCCCGTGCGCAACGATCTCGCATCGATCAAGGACCTCAAGGGCAAGACCGTCGCGGCTTCCGCGCCCGGCACCTCGCCCTATTTCGCGCTGGCCTGGATGCTGAAGAAGAACGGGCTCTCGGTGAAGGACGTCACCGTCGTGAACCTCGAGCCCGCGGCCGCCGCGCAGGCCTTCGTCTCCGGCCAGAACGATGCCGCGATGACCTACGAGCCGTATCTGTCGACGGTTCGCGCCGCGCCCGACAAGGGCAAGATCATCGCGACCACGCTCGACTATCCGATGGTCATGGACACCTTTGGCTGCACGCCGAAGTTCCTCACCGAGAACCCGAAGGCTGCCAAGGCGCTCGCCGACAGCTATTTCGAGGCGCTCGACATGATCGCCAAGGATCAGGCCAAGGCCTACGAGATCATGGGCGCGGACGTGAAGCAGACCGGCGAGGCGTTCGGCAACTCGGCAAAATATCTGCGCTGGCAGGACAAGGCCGCGAACCAGAAGTTCTTTGCCGGCGATTTCCTGACCTTCAACAAGGAGGCCGCCGACCTCCTGCTCGAGATCGGCATCATCAAGGCCGCGCCGAAGGTCGAGGACCTCTTCGACGCGAGCTACATCAAGTAA
- the hutC gene encoding histidine utilization repressor, with amino-acid sequence MSLATNAADQPTLYKRIRADIEKRILTGEWPPGHRIPFEHELVARYGCSRMTVNKALSELAQADLIERRRRAGSFVRRPQHLSAVLKIADIRAEITALGRGYGYELIGRKLRAATAADRERLGVKKAGKLVAITCRHSADKVPFAVEDRLIDLSSVPDAATADFSREPPGSWLLHHVPWTEAEHTISAIVADDRTAEALDIAVGAPCLVIDRYTWRSARTITAVRLLYPGDSHRLVARFKGG; translated from the coding sequence ATGAGCCTGGCCACCAATGCCGCCGACCAGCCGACGCTCTACAAGCGCATCCGCGCCGATATCGAGAAGCGCATCCTGACCGGCGAGTGGCCGCCCGGGCATCGTATCCCGTTCGAGCACGAATTGGTCGCACGTTACGGCTGCTCGCGCATGACGGTGAACAAGGCGCTGTCGGAGCTCGCGCAGGCAGATCTGATTGAACGGCGGCGGCGCGCCGGCTCCTTCGTACGCCGGCCGCAGCATCTGTCGGCGGTGCTGAAGATCGCAGACATTCGCGCCGAGATCACCGCGCTTGGCCGCGGCTACGGCTACGAGCTGATCGGGCGCAAACTGCGTGCGGCGACCGCCGCCGACCGCGAGCGTCTTGGCGTCAAGAAAGCCGGAAAGCTGGTTGCGATCACCTGTCGGCACAGCGCCGACAAGGTGCCGTTTGCCGTCGAGGACCGACTGATCGATCTGTCGTCCGTGCCGGATGCAGCGACCGCGGATTTCTCGCGCGAACCGCCCGGCTCGTGGCTGCTTCATCATGTCCCATGGACGGAAGCCGAGCATACGATCAGCGCCATCGTTGCGGACGATCGCACGGCGGAGGCGCTCGACATCGCCGTCGGCGCGCCTTGCCTCGTGATCGACCGCTATACCTGGCGCAGCGCGCGCACCATCACCGCGGTGCGCCTGCTCTATCCCGGTGACTCTCACCGCCTTGTCGCCCGATTCAAGGGAGGCTGA
- the hutI gene encoding imidazolonepropionase, with the protein MAEHFDRIWHNARLATMRADRPDLGEIEHGVIAMRGGHIVYAGAAADFPGDADAIKRIDCEGRWITPGLVDCHTHLVYGGNRAHEFELRLKGASYEEIARAGGGIVSTVAATREASEAELVASALPRLDALIGEGVTTIEIKSGYGLDTETEMRQLSAARILGRQRPVAIRTSFLGAHALPVEAGGDKDRYIDLVCHEMLPAVAKAGLADALDAFMEGIAFSAEQTARVFETARGLGLPVKLHADQLSNLGGAALAAKFSALSADHLEHTDEAGATAMAKAGTVAVLLPGAFYFIRETQKPPIEAFRKHGVHMALATDCNPGSSPLTSLLLTMNMGATLFRMTVAECLAGVTREGARALGVLNETGTLEAGKWCDLAIWDIERPAELVYRIGFNPLHRRVWRGQ; encoded by the coding sequence ATGGCAGAGCACTTCGACCGGATCTGGCACAACGCCCGGCTCGCCACGATGCGGGCCGACCGTCCCGATCTCGGCGAGATCGAGCATGGCGTGATCGCCATGCGAGGCGGCCATATCGTCTATGCGGGCGCGGCGGCGGATTTTCCTGGTGATGCGGATGCGATCAAGCGGATCGATTGCGAGGGGCGTTGGATCACGCCCGGCCTCGTCGATTGCCATACCCATCTCGTCTATGGCGGCAATCGCGCGCACGAATTCGAGCTGCGCCTGAAGGGCGCAAGCTACGAGGAAATCGCGCGCGCCGGTGGCGGCATTGTCTCGACAGTCGCCGCGACACGCGAGGCGAGCGAGGCCGAGCTCGTTGCCAGCGCGCTGCCGCGGCTCGATGCGCTGATCGGCGAGGGCGTCACCACCATCGAGATCAAGTCCGGTTACGGCCTCGATACCGAGACCGAGATGCGGCAGCTCTCAGCGGCGCGCATCCTCGGCCGTCAACGGCCGGTTGCGATCCGCACCTCCTTTCTCGGGGCGCATGCGCTGCCAGTGGAAGCCGGCGGTGACAAGGATCGTTACATCGATCTCGTGTGTCATGAGATGTTGCCGGCCGTCGCAAAGGCCGGTCTTGCCGATGCCCTCGATGCCTTCATGGAAGGTATCGCGTTCTCGGCCGAGCAGACCGCGCGGGTGTTCGAGACGGCGAGGGGGCTTGGGCTGCCGGTCAAGCTCCATGCGGACCAGCTGTCGAACCTCGGCGGCGCTGCGCTCGCCGCAAAATTCTCGGCGCTCTCCGCCGATCACCTCGAGCATACTGACGAGGCCGGCGCTACCGCGATGGCGAAGGCCGGGACTGTCGCCGTGCTGCTGCCCGGCGCCTTCTATTTCATCCGCGAGACGCAAAAGCCGCCGATCGAGGCGTTCCGCAAGCACGGCGTCCACATGGCGCTCGCGACCGACTGCAATCCCGGCAGCTCGCCGCTGACATCGCTCCTGCTTACGATGAACATGGGCGCGACGCTGTTCCGGATGACGGTGGCTGAATGCCTCGCTGGTGTTACCCGCGAAGGCGCGCGTGCGCTCGGCGTGCTCAATGAGACCGGCACGCTGGAAGCAGGGAAGTGGTGCGATCTCGCGATCTGGGACATCGAGCGGCCCGCCGAGCTCGTCTACCGCATCGGCTTCAATCCGCTGCATCGCCGGGTGTGGAGGGGACAGTGA
- a CDS encoding TetR/AcrR family transcriptional regulator translates to MRAADRERAIVDEAIRFFAEHGFEGQTRELAKRMGITHSAIYRHFPSKEALIERVYQEVYLSRWSPDWGPMIRDRSLSLEARLTRFYLDYVERVFEYNWVRIFVFSGMKSFGITGRYLDIVRREIIEPAAAELRHDLKLPDAKSHPLSERETELFWGLHGRIFYLAIRKFIYETPIPPDLNAIVRDAVQTFMDGAKMTMPKLLARD, encoded by the coding sequence ATGCGTGCGGCCGACCGCGAGCGTGCGATCGTGGACGAGGCGATCCGCTTCTTCGCCGAGCATGGCTTCGAGGGCCAGACCCGCGAACTCGCCAAACGCATGGGCATCACGCACTCGGCGATCTATCGCCACTTCCCGAGCAAGGAGGCGCTGATCGAGCGGGTCTACCAGGAGGTCTATCTCAGCCGCTGGTCGCCCGACTGGGGGCCGATGATCCGCGACCGCTCGCTGTCGCTGGAGGCGCGGCTGACGCGCTTCTACCTCGATTATGTCGAGCGCGTGTTCGAGTACAATTGGGTGCGGATCTTCGTCTTCTCCGGCATGAAGTCGTTCGGCATCACCGGCCGTTATCTTGACATTGTCCGCCGCGAGATCATCGAGCCCGCGGCGGCCGAGCTGCGCCACGATCTGAAGCTGCCCGACGCGAAGTCCCATCCGCTCAGCGAACGCGAGACCGAGCTGTTCTGGGGCCTGCACGGCCGCATCTTCTATCTCGCCATCCGCAAGTTCATCTACGAGACGCCGATCCCGCCCGATCTCAACGCGATCGTCCGCGACGCCGTCCAGACCTTCATGGACGGCGCGAAGATGACGATGCCGAAGCTTTTGGCGCGCGACTGA
- the hutU gene encoding urocanate hydratase, with protein sequence MNRRLDNDRTIRAPRGSDISAKSWLTEAPLRMLMNNLDPDVAERPSELVVYGGIGRAARDWESFDRITAALRKLEADETLLVQSGKPVGVFRTHADAPRVLIANSNIVPHWATLDHFNELDRKGLMMYGQMTAGSWIYIGSQGIVQGTYETFVEVGRRHYGGSLAGRWILTAGLGGMGGAQPLAATMAGASMLAVECQPSRIEMRLRTGYLDRQAETLDEALAIMEEAAKTKKAVSVGLLGNAAEIFPELVRRGVKPDIVTDQTSAHDPINGYLPKGWTLADWETKRASDPKAVERASKTSMVEHVQAMLDFHAQGIPTLDYGNNIRQMAQDMGLKNAFDFPGFVPAYIRPLFCRGVGPFRWAALSGDPEDIFKTDAKVKELMPDDKHLHNWLDMAKERIKFQGLPARICWVGLGDRDRLGLAFNEMVARGELKAPIVIGRDHLDSGSVASPNRETEAMMDGSDAVSDWPLLNALLNCASGATWVSLHHGGGVGIGYSQHAGMVIVADGTPEAAKRIERVLWNDPASGVMRHADAGYETAIDCARDKALDLPSLAK encoded by the coding sequence ATGAACCGCCGACTGGACAATGACCGCACCATCCGCGCCCCCCGCGGCAGCGACATCAGCGCCAAGAGCTGGCTGACGGAAGCGCCCCTGCGCATGCTGATGAACAATCTCGATCCTGATGTCGCGGAGCGTCCGAGCGAGCTCGTCGTCTATGGCGGCATTGGCCGCGCCGCGCGCGACTGGGAGAGCTTTGACCGCATCACGGCGGCCTTGCGCAAGCTCGAAGCCGACGAGACGCTCCTGGTCCAGTCCGGCAAGCCGGTCGGTGTCTTCCGCACCCATGCCGATGCCCCGCGCGTCCTGATCGCGAACTCCAACATTGTGCCGCATTGGGCGACGCTCGATCATTTCAACGAGCTCGATCGCAAGGGCCTGATGATGTACGGCCAGATGACGGCGGGCTCCTGGATCTATATCGGCAGCCAGGGCATCGTGCAGGGCACCTACGAGACCTTCGTCGAGGTCGGCCGGCGCCACTATGGCGGCAGCCTCGCGGGAAGATGGATTCTCACCGCCGGTCTCGGCGGCATGGGCGGCGCGCAACCGCTGGCGGCGACCATGGCGGGCGCCTCGATGCTCGCGGTCGAATGCCAGCCGAGCCGCATCGAGATGCGACTGCGAACCGGCTATCTCGATCGGCAGGCCGAGACGCTCGACGAGGCGCTGGCGATCATGGAAGAGGCCGCGAAGACGAAGAAGGCGGTCTCGGTTGGCCTGCTTGGCAACGCCGCGGAGATCTTTCCGGAGCTGGTACGCCGCGGCGTCAAGCCCGACATCGTCACCGACCAGACCAGCGCGCATGATCCGATCAACGGCTACTTGCCAAAGGGCTGGACGCTCGCCGATTGGGAAACCAAGCGCGCCTCGGATCCGAAGGCGGTGGAGCGCGCTTCAAAGACGTCGATGGTCGAGCACGTCCAGGCCATGCTGGATTTCCATGCGCAGGGCATTCCGACGCTCGACTACGGCAACAACATTCGCCAGATGGCGCAGGACATGGGCCTGAAGAACGCGTTCGATTTTCCGGGCTTCGTTCCCGCCTATATCCGTCCCTTGTTCTGCCGCGGCGTCGGGCCGTTCCGCTGGGCTGCGCTGTCGGGCGATCCCGAGGACATCTTCAAGACCGACGCCAAGGTCAAGGAGCTGATGCCTGACGACAAGCATCTGCACAACTGGCTCGACATGGCCAAGGAGCGCATCAAGTTCCAGGGCTTGCCGGCGCGGATCTGCTGGGTCGGCCTCGGCGATCGAGATCGCCTGGGCCTAGCCTTCAACGAGATGGTGGCACGCGGCGAATTGAAGGCGCCGATCGTGATCGGCCGCGATCATCTCGACAGCGGCTCGGTGGCGAGCCCCAACCGCGAGACCGAGGCGATGATGGACGGATCGGATGCTGTGTCCGACTGGCCGCTGCTCAACGCGCTGCTCAACTGCGCCAGCGGCGCGACCTGGGTCTCGCTGCATCACGGCGGCGGCGTCGGCATCGGCTATTCCCAGCACGCAGGCATGGTGATCGTCGCCGACGGCACGCCGGAAGCCGCGAAGCGCATTGAACGTGTGCTATGGAATGATCCCGCCAGCGGCGTCATGCGCCACGCCGATGCGGGCTATGAGACTGCGATCGATTGTGCCCGCGACAAGGCGCTCGATCTGCCGAGCCTGGCGAAGTAG
- a CDS encoding ABC transporter permease encodes MRPLDPVKSKQRVAYGLAFFVLFVALWSWATLGGHVSKTFLANPLTMMQEGYDLLAKQGFLFDIGMTIWRVVGGFALAAIIAVPLGVLMGAYKPVEAFLEPFVSFARYLPASAFIPLLILWAGIGELQKLLVIFIGAVFQIILMIAVTVGTTRRDLVEAAYTLGASDRGIIRRVLLPSSAPEIAEILRLVLGWAWTYVIVAELIGSSSGIGHMITDSQALLNTGQIIFGIIVIGVIGLLSDFMFKAFNAWLFPWRLA; translated from the coding sequence ATGCGTCCCCTGGATCCCGTGAAATCGAAGCAGCGCGTGGCTTACGGCCTCGCGTTCTTCGTGCTGTTCGTTGCCCTCTGGTCGTGGGCGACGCTCGGCGGCCATGTGTCGAAGACCTTTCTCGCCAACCCGCTGACCATGATGCAGGAAGGCTATGACCTGCTCGCCAAGCAAGGCTTCCTGTTCGACATCGGCATGACGATCTGGCGCGTCGTCGGCGGCTTCGCCCTTGCTGCGATCATCGCGGTTCCGCTCGGCGTGCTGATGGGTGCCTACAAGCCGGTCGAAGCGTTCCTCGAACCGTTCGTCTCCTTTGCTCGCTATTTGCCTGCCTCGGCCTTTATCCCGCTGCTGATCCTGTGGGCCGGCATCGGCGAATTGCAGAAGCTGCTCGTCATCTTCATCGGCGCGGTGTTCCAAATCATCCTGATGATCGCCGTCACCGTGGGCACCACGCGGCGCGATCTGGTCGAGGCGGCCTATACGCTCGGGGCCAGCGACCGCGGCATCATCCGCCGGGTGCTGCTGCCCTCCTCCGCACCCGAGATCGCGGAGATTCTGCGGCTGGTGCTGGGCTGGGCCTGGACCTATGTCATCGTCGCCGAGCTGATTGGCTCGTCCTCGGGCATCGGCCACATGATCACCGACAGCCAGGCGCTGCTCAACACCGGCCAGATCATCTTCGGCATCATCGTGATCGGAGTGATCGGTCTCCTCTCGGACTTCATGTTCAAGGCGTTCAACGCCTGGCTGTTTCCGTGGAGGCTCGCATGA
- a CDS encoding formimidoylglutamate deiminase produces the protein MTRLHFASALLPSGWANDVQMVITAGAIAEVTPGVAPAAGDERHGIALPGLASLHSHAFQRGMAGLAELRGDSTDTFWTWRDTMYRFALTMTPDDVAAVATLLYIEMLEQGFTHVGEFHYLHHDRDGSPYADLAEMAARIAQAAEASGIALTLLPSFYAHGSFGGAAPHAGQRRFICSVDQFAALMAASRKAISRLPGANIGIAPHSLRAVTPDELAAIIPLADGGPVHIHAAEQVKEVEDCLAWSGRRPVQWLLEHAPLDQRWCLIHATHTTDAEVTAFARTGAVAGLCPITEASLGDGIFPAREFVDAGGAFGVGTDSNVLVGAADELRQLEYGQRLKHRERNVLSSGAGRSTGRTLFDHTLAGGARALAQAAVGLGPGARADIITLDTAHPSLAGRLRDAAIDGWIFAGGTGAIDCVWAGGHKVVEGGRHRLRQTARERFNAAVRRLVA, from the coding sequence ATGACCCGACTGCATTTCGCCTCCGCGCTCCTGCCTTCGGGCTGGGCCAATGACGTGCAGATGGTGATCACCGCCGGCGCGATCGCCGAGGTGACGCCGGGCGTGGCGCCGGCCGCCGGCGACGAGCGTCATGGAATTGCGCTTCCGGGGTTGGCGAGCCTGCACAGCCACGCATTCCAGCGCGGCATGGCGGGGCTGGCCGAGCTGCGCGGCGATAGCACCGATACGTTCTGGACCTGGCGCGACACGATGTATCGCTTCGCGCTGACGATGACGCCGGACGATGTCGCCGCCGTTGCGACGCTGCTGTATATCGAGATGCTCGAACAGGGCTTTACCCACGTCGGCGAATTCCACTACCTCCACCACGATCGCGACGGCTCCCCTTATGCCGACCTCGCGGAAATGGCTGCCCGCATTGCACAGGCCGCCGAAGCTTCCGGCATTGCGCTGACGCTGCTGCCGAGTTTTTATGCGCATGGCTCCTTCGGCGGCGCCGCACCGCATGCGGGACAACGCCGCTTCATCTGCTCGGTCGATCAGTTCGCCGCGCTGATGGCAGCGTCACGAAAGGCGATCAGCAGATTGCCGGGCGCCAATATCGGCATCGCGCCGCACAGCCTGCGCGCGGTGACGCCGGATGAGCTCGCGGCGATCATTCCGCTCGCCGATGGTGGACCGGTGCACATTCATGCCGCCGAGCAGGTGAAAGAGGTCGAGGATTGCCTGGCCTGGTCGGGACGACGGCCGGTGCAATGGCTGCTGGAGCACGCGCCGCTCGATCAACGCTGGTGCCTCATCCACGCGACCCATACAACGGATGCGGAAGTGACCGCATTCGCCAGGACTGGCGCGGTGGCGGGTCTCTGCCCCATCACCGAGGCCAGTCTCGGCGACGGCATCTTTCCGGCGCGCGAATTCGTCGATGCCGGCGGCGCGTTCGGTGTGGGCACCGACTCCAACGTGCTGGTCGGCGCAGCCGACGAGCTGCGTCAGCTCGAATATGGCCAGCGTCTCAAGCATCGCGAGCGCAACGTGCTCTCCAGCGGCGCAGGCCGCTCGACGGGACGTACGCTGTTCGATCATACGCTCGCCGGCGGTGCACGCGCGCTGGCACAGGCCGCGGTTGGCCTCGGGCCCGGCGCACGCGCCGACATCATCACGCTCGACACCGCACATCCGTCGCTCGCGGGACGTTTGCGCGACGCCGCCATCGACGGTTGGATTTTTGCCGGAGGGACCGGCGCGATCGATTGCGTCTGGGCCGGCGGCCACAAGGTCGTCGAAGGCGGACGACACAGACTGCGACAGACCGCGCGCGAGCGCTTCAACGCAGCGGTGCGGAGGCTCGTCGCATGA